A single window of Acidimicrobiales bacterium DNA harbors:
- a CDS encoding serine/threonine protein phosphatase has translation MTTVRLRVGATSVVGKVRPNNQDVYLARDHLVAVADGMGGHKGGRTAAETAIEVLERNFVEPTTESLVRATEQANAEIFAKGTSDPELEGMGTTLCALARVRSDGAERLAVANVGDSRVYLFTAGRLHQITVDHTVAEELVAAGELSRKEAAHHHSSHVLTRSLGAFPKVLVDTWELLPVKGDRYLLCSDGLYGEITDAMIAALLGNIRDPEQAAQELAMAAETAGGRDNITVVVVDVAEAEQAEVEGGLAARLLAHVAGHSRVMRDATGEIDLHKSSGDGKKPEAPSRHRWRIGMFLSVLLAIAVAVVAAVSLGASSGFYVGFDESGHVAIFTGRPGGLLWIRPSLHRSTELTRDLVPQSAVADLERGVVVDSSAEAERFVENLRRRSAEIRAVPDESLPPPSGSEERGPTTTSPAADDTTRTTPTTLGQPTAADSPPAVPARADPIPA, from the coding sequence ATGACCACCGTCCGGTTGAGAGTCGGCGCGACGAGCGTCGTAGGAAAGGTCAGGCCGAACAATCAGGACGTCTACCTGGCTCGCGACCACCTGGTGGCGGTGGCGGACGGCATGGGAGGGCACAAGGGTGGTCGCACAGCAGCAGAGACGGCGATCGAGGTGCTGGAAAGGAACTTCGTCGAACCGACGACGGAAAGCCTCGTTCGTGCCACCGAGCAAGCCAATGCAGAGATCTTCGCAAAGGGAACGTCGGATCCCGAACTGGAAGGTATGGGCACGACTCTCTGCGCTCTCGCCCGAGTCAGGAGCGACGGCGCGGAGCGTCTGGCCGTCGCCAACGTGGGGGACTCCCGGGTCTATCTGTTCACGGCCGGGCGGCTCCACCAGATCACGGTGGACCACACCGTCGCCGAGGAGCTCGTAGCGGCCGGTGAGCTGAGCAGAAAGGAAGCCGCGCACCACCACTCGAGCCACGTGCTGACGCGATCGTTGGGAGCATTTCCGAAAGTACTGGTCGACACGTGGGAGCTGCTCCCCGTGAAGGGCGACCGCTATCTGCTCTGCAGCGACGGCCTCTACGGCGAGATAACCGACGCCATGATCGCTGCACTGCTCGGCAACATCAGGGACCCCGAACAAGCGGCCCAGGAGCTGGCTATGGCGGCGGAGACCGCCGGCGGACGGGACAACATCACCGTCGTCGTCGTCGACGTGGCAGAAGCCGAGCAAGCAGAGGTCGAGGGAGGTCTGGCCGCCAGACTCCTGGCCCACGTGGCCGGCCACAGTCGAGTGATGCGCGACGCGACCGGCGAGATCGATCTCCACAAATCCTCGGGAGACGGGAAGAAGCCAGAGGCGCCGTCTCGGCACAGGTGGAGGATCGGCATGTTCCTGTCGGTCCTCCTCGCAATCGCCGTCGCCGTCGTGGCCGCCGTCTCGCTCGGTGCGAGTTCCGGTTTCTACGTCGGATTCGACGAGTCGGGACACGTGGCAATCTTCACTGGACGCCCGGGCGGGCTCCTTTGGATCAGGCCTTCCCTTCACCGCAGCACCGAGCTGACGAGAGACCTGGTGCCGCAATCTGCCGTCGCCGATCTTGAGCGGGGCGTGGTGGTCGATTCGTCTGCAGAAGCCGAGCGATTCGTCGAGAACCTCCGGCGTCGGTCTGCCGAGATACGTGCCGTACCCGACGAATCCCTCCCGCCGCCTTCAGGATCCGAGGAACGCGGGCCGACCACCACTTCACCTGCTGCCGACGACACGACGCGCACGACACCCACGACGCTGGGGCAGCCCACGGCAGCCGACTCGCCTCCGGCAGTACCGGCCCGGGCAGATCCGATCCCGGCCTGA
- the rodA gene encoding putative FtsW-like protein — MGGIRTVHTRHATGRRRPTVAGRARRSNELALVLVAVIVTVSAYALVGLSSGPDLPPDLLPFLGFVAVLFLSGHVVVRMFAPDADATLLPLAYLLNGLGYVTIARLDRDLAGLQATWTAVGIGVFTATLLLVRESKKLQRYRYTALAIALALLLLPLAPLVGAEIKGARIWVQLGPMNFQPGEFAKLALVVFLAGYLVERQELLASVGPRVGPLRLPDPRHMGPLLTAWAVSLCIMVFEKDLGSSLLFFTVFLACLWVATGRASWVVTGLSMFALGAWFARANFEHVARRIAIWLDPWRDPHDAGFQLIQGLFALSWGGFTGTGLGLGGDVSVPESATDMIYAVVGEELGFLGTTALLTAYLLMVGSGLRIAQRAGDRFESLLACGLTCMLAVQTFVIVGGVTRVLPLTGITLPFVSYGGSSLVANYALLALLLRVSDDATRRESLAAAAREAARR, encoded by the coding sequence ATGGGAGGAATCCGGACCGTCCACACGCGACACGCGACGGGACGCCGCAGGCCGACGGTCGCCGGGCGAGCCCGCCGATCCAACGAACTGGCGCTGGTCCTCGTGGCCGTGATCGTGACGGTTTCGGCATATGCACTCGTGGGCCTCTCGTCGGGACCCGACCTTCCGCCCGACTTGCTCCCGTTCCTGGGATTCGTGGCCGTCCTGTTCTTGTCGGGCCACGTGGTGGTCCGGATGTTCGCTCCTGACGCGGACGCCACTCTCCTGCCGCTCGCATATCTCCTCAACGGACTCGGCTACGTGACCATCGCACGACTCGACCGAGACCTGGCGGGACTGCAGGCGACCTGGACTGCCGTAGGAATCGGCGTGTTCACCGCGACACTGCTCCTGGTGAGAGAGTCCAAGAAACTCCAGCGGTACCGCTACACCGCTCTTGCCATCGCTCTGGCCCTGCTACTCCTCCCGCTCGCACCCCTCGTGGGCGCCGAGATCAAGGGTGCACGTATCTGGGTGCAATTGGGCCCGATGAACTTCCAACCGGGCGAGTTCGCGAAGCTCGCTCTCGTCGTCTTCCTGGCCGGCTATCTGGTGGAACGTCAGGAACTGCTCGCTTCGGTCGGCCCTCGGGTGGGGCCGCTCAGGCTTCCCGACCCCAGACACATGGGTCCGCTCCTCACAGCGTGGGCCGTCTCCCTGTGCATCATGGTCTTCGAAAAAGACCTGGGGTCGTCCCTGCTCTTCTTCACGGTGTTTCTGGCATGTCTCTGGGTGGCGACAGGGCGCGCTTCCTGGGTGGTCACCGGATTGAGCATGTTCGCCTTGGGCGCCTGGTTCGCGAGGGCCAACTTCGAGCACGTCGCACGGAGAATCGCCATCTGGCTCGACCCCTGGAGGGACCCTCACGACGCAGGTTTCCAACTCATCCAAGGTCTCTTCGCCCTGTCCTGGGGAGGTTTCACCGGGACGGGGCTGGGGTTGGGCGGAGACGTGTCGGTTCCGGAGAGCGCCACGGACATGATCTATGCGGTGGTCGGCGAAGAACTCGGGTTTCTCGGGACCACCGCATTGCTCACCGCCTATCTCCTGATGGTGGGGTCCGGTCTACGCATAGCGCAACGTGCAGGCGACCGATTCGAGTCCCTCCTCGCGTGTGGCCTCACCTGCATGCTCGCGGTCCAGACGTTCGTGATCGTCGGAGGTGTCACGAGGGTGCTCCCCCTCACCGGTATAACCCTTCCGTTCGTGTCCTACGGTGGTTCTTCGCTCGTCGCGAACTACGCACTCTTGGCGCTCCTCTTGAGAGTCTCCGACGATGCGACCCGCAGAGAGTCGCTCGCCGCAGCTGCCCGGGAGGCGGCTCGCCGATGA